TAAGATTACAATTATCTAAATTTAATTCCCCCTACTTAAAGATAACAGCTTTTTCATAAATCTTTTTTGTTACTCAGCCTATGCCAAAGGCAAACTCAGGTGCAACCATTTTAGTCGGCAGTCAATTTCtgggaaaacaataaaatgtcCGCCAATTTGCTATGTTCCCAGTCGTTCGGTTCTGATACTCATCTTCCTGAAAGCAAACACCTTCGATTGCACTCGAGAACGAAAGATGGACCAGCACTCGAGGCTGGCATCATCGCGGAGTGGCAAACGGCAGGCCAAGACatcattccattccattcatGCCGGAAGCGATTCATTCACAACGTGTTGACTCCAAACAGGTGTACGCAGGCCATAAGCCAAGTCACATTCGACTATCATTTATCACTTGAGCGGTGGCTGTGGCTTAAGCCAAATCTACGAGTATTTAAGCTGGTAAAGTGTTCGAAGATTCTTTGTCCGGCGATTTGTCAATGATGCAAGCTTATGGCTTCGCATTCGGCCGATAGAATTTCCCAAGCGAACCCATTCATTAACTGCTGACGTCGCAGCGGGACGGCTACCAAATAgaaatcaatataaatatttcggATTTCGTGCTTAAGACACAACAAAACGAATTAGACGCATTTAAAAACACCGATCGAAAtcgatttgcatttaaaatcgAATCAGAGATTTCTAATTTCGGGCTACCACAGGCCAAGACAATAAAACGCCCACGCTTGGGCAATAGATGCGAACCAGTTTATAGAGCTGGCTCATCAGTCATTTTGATTACCACAAACAACCGGAGCTAGGCAGCCTTTTATTGGCCTCTGCCATTGATGTCAAATAAATTGATCGCGGCTGAATGCCTTTTTAAATTCCTCAACTTACAGTTTTTGTGGCTGCTACTGTGTTTTTTTGTGGACTTGGCTTTAGCTCCATATGATGGTCCAGTTTGAGGCACTGACTCTGACATATTGTCGGACAATCTCactgaaacaataaacacaCCACAGCTCTAGAATCAAGCATAGCATTAAGACAGACTGAGACCAGCAAAAGGTCAACTCGGATAACTCGTTTTGCcatttgccaaaaaaataaaaaaaaacatcaccGAGGCAGAGATAAAATAAACGGCTTCAATAtcgaattaataaaatttaaattattaaaactggTCATTTCCTGTTCGAAGTTCGAACTAAAAAtgataccaaaacaaaaacacacttACAATGCGAcgagaaaaacaacaaattccTGCAATATGTGACCCAATTTGTTGAAAGGaggaaaaatgaaataaataaaattcatttgtgCGGCAGTGTAATTTATTGCATGTTTTGCtcattaaattgatttttcccCTTTGATTTTGAGTGCCAGTGTCATTGTCAGAGACGGGGACACACGGACTTGGACCCAGAGAAACCGCCAAGGAGTCGAGAAGAGCACgaatgtttgtgtttgtttgtttgtttgtttgtttgcttgtcctgctgctgctgttgttgctgctgctgttgttgctgctgctgttgcacttTTCAGCACGCTCGAGTTTCATAAAAAATGCCAATTAAGCGTGAATATAAGTGCCAGATAATTTTTCAGACAGCGGCCAATGTAACCCAAATTGCCAAAAAACGCGAAAGACTTACAACAAAGCCAAAACGAGCAACAGGAGCCGAAGgtaaaaagtaaaaccaaAAAGTAAAACTCATTTTTCAGGGGTAAGATTCTCTTACCAAGTCGAGTCGATGGAGTGCTTGACCCCCAAAGGATTCTAAAACAGCGAATTAAGTACTAAGCACTGATTAACCAATAAATTAGGATTCACAACAGTTTCTTCAAAATAAGATCTTAAATAAGTGAAACTCTTTTATACGGATTATTTAGATATCTTTGCAGTTTCCCCAGAATCTCAAGCCAACCCAGATGTGGCTTTCGCCTGTGCAACATTGTCAATAGATATGGCTTTGAAGTGACCTGCTGACAGCCGCAATGTTGACTTCAAAAGCCCGCCGCTGACCTCATAATAAGCCAGGCTCATCTCCACTCAAATGTGGGGCTCATCTGCCTTCAGGGAGGGCATTCGAGATTCGTTTCGGCTTCAAGATCCCCAGCCAGGCAgccttaaaaaacatttacagcATTCAAGTGCAATTCAAGTGCTGGGCCAAAAGCCGAGCGATATGCCCAGCCACATCTCCACGTCCATGTCCACGTCCACGTCCACTTCCACATCCAAGTCCGAATTCGGTTCAGTTCAGGCAAAAACGAGACCCCCGAAAAAAGTAAAGCCCAGGCCAAGAATAACGAGCCAAAGtgtttctttggttttttgtgtCGGATTTTGAGCATTTTTCATTTCGGAACGACAGGCGAACTCTGATGTTGACGTCCACGTCTGTATTGAAGTCGCAGAGCTTGGAATTTGTGGCATcgttttggtttcggtttcgtttaCGATTTCGGCCAAGAGTCTCAGTCTCAGCGCGGCATTCGTACTTTGACTAGTACAATGACAAGAGTTAAGCGATCCCAAAAGCTAAAACAATGGCGGTCATGCTCATAAAATGCCCAAATGTCATCGTGTTTTTTTGGGTGGAAGTATTCGGATATTCGGATATTCCGATCTTCGCCGTTATCGCGAGGCCCTGAGA
This genomic window from Drosophila gunungcola strain Sukarami chromosome 3R, Dgunungcola_SK_2, whole genome shotgun sequence contains:
- the LOC128252208 gene encoding LOW QUALITY PROTEIN: uncharacterized protein LOC128252208 (The sequence of the model RefSeq protein was modified relative to this genomic sequence to represent the inferred CDS: inserted 2 bases in 1 codon), with the translated sequence MTFGHFMSMTAIVLAFXGSLNSCHCTSQSTNAALRLRLLAEIVNETETKTMPQIPSSATSIQTWTSTSEFACRSEMKNAQNPTQKTKETLWLVILGLGFTFFGGLVFA